The Aeromicrobium yanjiei genome includes a region encoding these proteins:
- a CDS encoding SDR family NAD(P)-dependent oxidoreductase — MTYFSGKVAVVTGAASGIGRALAVELARRGARLAICDIDVAGLAETESLVRAVGAEVRAEVLDVSQRERVVAYADTVAEQLGAVHLVFNNAGIAFTGTVEQMSFKDIDRVMDVDFWGVVNGTKAFLPHLVASGDGHVINVSSVFGLFSVPSQSAYNAAKFAVRGFTEALRQEMINGNRPVKVTCVHPGGIRTNIARNGGEVEGVDHEHVASSFDRLARTSPAKAADIILAGVEKDKARVLVGPDAWVLDAFVRLTGSGYQRVVRAVSRRSGL; from the coding sequence ATGACCTACTTCAGCGGCAAGGTCGCCGTCGTCACCGGCGCAGCATCGGGCATCGGCCGGGCGCTCGCGGTCGAGCTCGCCCGACGGGGTGCGCGGCTCGCGATCTGCGACATCGACGTCGCCGGGCTCGCCGAGACCGAGTCGCTCGTGCGGGCTGTCGGCGCCGAGGTGCGTGCCGAGGTCCTGGACGTCTCCCAGCGCGAACGGGTCGTGGCGTACGCCGACACGGTCGCCGAGCAGCTCGGGGCCGTGCACCTGGTCTTCAACAACGCCGGCATCGCATTCACCGGCACCGTCGAGCAGATGTCGTTCAAGGACATCGACCGGGTGATGGACGTGGACTTCTGGGGCGTGGTCAACGGCACCAAGGCGTTCCTGCCGCACCTGGTGGCGTCCGGTGACGGACACGTCATCAACGTCTCGAGCGTGTTCGGCCTGTTCTCGGTGCCGTCGCAGAGTGCGTACAACGCCGCGAAGTTCGCGGTGCGGGGCTTCACCGAGGCGCTGCGCCAGGAGATGATCAACGGCAACCGTCCCGTGAAGGTGACGTGCGTGCACCCCGGCGGCATCAGGACCAACATCGCGCGCAACGGTGGCGAGGTCGAGGGGGTCGACCACGAGCACGTGGCCTCGTCGTTCGACCGGCTCGCGCGCACGTCGCCGGCCAAGGCCGCCGACATCATCCTGGCGGGCGTGGAGAAGGACAAGGCGCGGGTGCTGGTCGGCCCGGACGCGTGGGTGCTGGACGCGTTCGTCCGGCTGACCGGGTCGGGCTACCAACGGGTCGTCCGTGCCGTCAGCCGTCGCTCCGGTCTCTGA